AATTTCATAATCAAACGCCAGATGCGACTGTGGCTAAAATGATGATGGGGGCTATCATCTCTGATACCGTTAATTTCCAAGGCCCAACAACAACGGATATTGACAAAATAGCAGCGCAAGAACTAGCTAAAATTGCCGGTGTTGATGATATGCAAGCCTTTGCTGAAGCGCAATTTGAAGCTAAATCGGATATCAAACTTGTCCCTGCTGCAGAACTCATTCTACGCGATCAGAAAGTATTTGAAATGGGCGGTGAGAAGCTGGCGATCGGTCAATTAGAGTTAACTTCACTGGAAACTGCATTTTCAAAGAAATCAGATATGTTGATTGAAATGGGGCAGTTGCAAGCAGATAAAGGTTTCCATTCGACCATCGTGTTATTAACGGATATTAATAAATTAGATACAACCGCTTTGATTATTAGTAAAGATGCTAACAAGGTGGCAGCAGCACTCAATAGCAAAGTTGTTGATCATGCCATTGAATTACCCGGTGTCGTAAGTCGTAAGAAGCAAATCATTCCTTTCTTACAAGCGGCATTCGAAGCTTAATCATTATATAAAAAAGATAGGGCGAATATCTTCGGGTATTCGCCCTTTTTTATTGCTCTACTTTCAGTTACTCTCACTTTTCTATCTATCGTTTGAGGTTTTTATGCATATTCATATTCTTGGTATCTGTGGCACTTTTATGGGCGGTGTAGCGCTTCTTGCAAAATCATTGGGTTATAAAGTTACGGGCAGTGATAAAAATGTCTATCCACCGATGAGTACACAGCTTGAAGAGCAGGGGATAGAATTAATTCAGGGCTTTGATCCAAAACAGTTAGATATAAATCCAGATCTTGTTGTGATCGGTAATGCCATGAGTCGAGGTAATCCCTGTGTTGAAGCCGTATTAGATAAACAAATCCCCTATATCTCTGGCCCGCAATGGTTATTAGAACATGTTTTAAAAGATCGCTGGGTCTTAGCTGTTGCAGGTACCCACGGTAAAACATCTACGTCTAGCATGCTCGCATGGATCTTAGAGTATGCGCAGATGAAACCAGGCTTCTTAATCGGTGGGGTGCCTGAAAATTTTGGCCTCTCTGCAAGATTAGGTGAAACGCCTTTTTTTGTTATTGAAGCCGATGAATATGACAGTGCTTTTTTCGATAAACGATCTAAATTTGTACATTATCATCCTCGCACTTTAATACTTAATAACCTTGAATTTGACCATGCTGATATCTTTGAAGATTTAAATGCAATTAAAAAACAGTTTCATCATTTAGTGAGAACCGTGCCAAGCAGCGGTCGAATATTTATCCCCAATCAAGACCAAGCATTAATGGCTGTCAAACAGATGGGGTGTTGGAGTGAAGTCGAATATTTGGGGGAAGATTGGTCAACCCAAAAAATTAAACAAGATGG
This window of the Psychromonas sp. MME1 genome carries:
- a CDS encoding manganese-dependent inorganic pyrophosphatase, coding for MIVLGHQNPDCDSLCSAIGLASLFNKLGKEATPALQGEPNPEALFLLEQSGLPQPEIRTSVAGEEIFIVDYSDWGQGTEDMKKATILGIVDHHKLGDITTSTPLECWIWPVGCSATIVYNMYKFHNQTPDATVAKMMMGAIISDTVNFQGPTTTDIDKIAAQELAKIAGVDDMQAFAEAQFEAKSDIKLVPAAELILRDQKVFEMGGEKLAIGQLELTSLETAFSKKSDMLIEMGQLQADKGFHSTIVLLTDINKLDTTALIISKDANKVAAALNSKVVDHAIELPGVVSRKKQIIPFLQAAFEA
- the mpl gene encoding UDP-N-acetylmuramate:L-alanyl-gamma-D-glutamyl-meso-diaminopimelate ligase, with the protein product MHIHILGICGTFMGGVALLAKSLGYKVTGSDKNVYPPMSTQLEEQGIELIQGFDPKQLDINPDLVVIGNAMSRGNPCVEAVLDKQIPYISGPQWLLEHVLKDRWVLAVAGTHGKTSTSSMLAWILEYAQMKPGFLIGGVPENFGLSARLGETPFFVIEADEYDSAFFDKRSKFVHYHPRTLILNNLEFDHADIFEDLNAIKKQFHHLVRTVPSSGRIFIPNQDQALMAVKQMGCWSEVEYLGEDWSTQKIKQDGSLFAVYLEGKKQGEVTWHLMGDHNVANALAAIAAARHVGVTPEIAIAALTEFKSIKRRMEVKGIVNNITVYDDFAHHPTAIQTTIAGLRAKVGKERIIAVLEPRSNTMKMGVHKEALVNSLAMADVVYCFEDANIDWSIQALFAEQVQQVTVEHDIEALIKRLVDTTQSGDHLLIMSNGGFANIHQKLLDRLKEE